The nucleotide sequence GGACAGCCACGACCTGATTCGAGTCCACGGCGCCCGGGTGAACAACCTCAAGGACATCTCAGTCGACATTCCCAAGCGGCGCCTCACCGTCTTCACCGGGGTCTCCGGCTCGGGCAAGAGCTCACTCGTTTTCGGAACCATCGCCGCCGAGTCGCAGCGGCTGATCAACGAGACCTATACCGCCTTCGTCCAGTCCTTCATGCCCAGCCTCGGCCGGCCCGACGTGGACGGCCTGAGCGGGCTCAGCGCCGCGATCATCGTGGACCAGGAGCCGATGGGGGCCAACGCCCGCTCCACGGTCGGCACGGCAACCGATGCCAACGCCCTGCTGCGTATCTTGTTCAGCCGTCTTGGAGAGCCCCACATCGGCCCGTCGTTCCGCTACGGATTCAACAACGCCGAGGGAATGTGCCTGCGCTGCGAAGGCCTCGGCGAGGTGTCCGATATCGACCTGACCCAGCTCTTCGACGACTCCAAGTCGCTCGCCGAGGGCGCGATCACCATCCCCGGCTACAAGACGGACGGCTGGTGGACAGTGGGGATCTTTACCGAGTCGGGCTTCCTCGACCCGAACAAGCCGATCCGCAAGTACACCAAGAAGGAGCTCCACGACTTCCTCTACAAGGAGCCGGTCAAGGTGAAGATCAACGGCGTCAACCTCACCTATGAGGGGCTGGTCCCCAAGGTGCAGAAGTCGTTCCTCTCCAAAGACCGTGAGGCGATGCAGCCGCATATCCGGGCGTTCGTGGACCGGGCAGTCACCTTCACCGCTTGCCCCGAGTGCGGCGGCACTCGGCTCAACGAGGCGGCCCGGTCGTCGCGGATCGGCGGGATCAACATCGCCGATGCGTGCGTGATGCAGATCAGCGACCTGGCCGAATTCGTGCGGGGACTCGACGATGCGTCGGTCGCGCCGGTCGTCTCGACCCTGTTGCAGACCCTCGACTCATTCGTCGGGATCGGGCTCGGCTACCTCAGTCTCGAGCGAACGTCCGGCTCCCTCTCGGGTGGCGAGGCGCAGCGGGTCAAGATGGTCCGCCACCTCGGTTCCAGCCTGACGGACGTGACCTATGTCTTCGACGAGCCGACGGTTGGGCTCCACCCGCACGACATCCGGCGGATGAACGGCCTGCTGCTGCGGCTGCGCGATAAGGGCAACACGGTCCTGGTGGTG is from Candidatus Dormiibacterota bacterium and encodes:
- a CDS encoding excinuclease ABC subunit UvrA; the encoded protein is MPRSMDAPRPQLHAEARHPADSHDLIRVHGARVNNLKDISVDIPKRRLTVFTGVSGSGKSSLVFGTIAAESQRLINETYTAFVQSFMPSLGRPDVDGLSGLSAAIIVDQEPMGANARSTVGTATDANALLRILFSRLGEPHIGPSFRYGFNNAEGMCLRCEGLGEVSDIDLTQLFDDSKSLAEGAITIPGYKTDGWWTVGIFTESGFLDPNKPIRKYTKKELHDFLYKEPVKVKINGVNLTYEGLVPKVQKSFLSKDREAMQPHIRAFVDRAVTFTACPECGGTRLNEAARSSRIGGINIADACVMQISDLAEFVRGLDDASVAPVVSTLLQTLDSFVGIGLGYLSLERTSGSLSGGEAQRVKMVRHLGSSLTDVTYVFDEPTVGLHPHDIRRMNGLLLRLRDKGNTVLVVEHKPEAIEIADHVVDLGPRAGVHGGEICFTGTVAALRASDTLTGRHFDDRARLKDTVRTPTGVLKIRDATRHNLRGVNVDVPLGVLTVVTGVAGSGKSSLIHGSMPRSANVVSVDQAAIRGSRRSNPATYTGLLDPIRTAFAKENGVKAALFSANSTGACQNCNGAGVIYTDLAMMAAVATVCEECGGQRFQAQVLEYRLHDKNIAEVLAMSAAEAEEFFSSGPAHAILHRMVEVGLGYVSLGQPLTTLSGGERQRLKLAIHMAEKGGVYILDEPTSGLHLADVAQLLHLLDGLVDSGKSVIVIEHHQAVMAHADWIIDMGPGAGHDGGRVVFEGTPAHLVAARSTLTGQHLADYCAPGLS